A part of Pectinophora gossypiella chromosome Z, ilPecGoss1.1, whole genome shotgun sequence genomic DNA contains:
- the LOC126380741 gene encoding uncharacterized protein LOC126380741 yields MMTLIFFLIQLLLIAIVYGLTCAEILQLPAEKKLTLQELQTIQPKDIVQCLAHLGKENLGEKEAGFLWKTIVNFYEGIPNIPDSVFMLLHWVTPAVSPEEYGNITFNSIDVIQNFGLDYNLNAEQLYAIADRVRQDFAGKEPEDYTYYDLTALRQILCAFNRSEIERIRPSAYREAALIIGKLQNCNPETLQGFATLAVQRKAFGSPDTWSDATLEILGVVAEYLPKGIVDNNKLGGQMPSI; encoded by the coding sequence ATTGCGATAGTTTATGGCCTCACATGTGCCGAAATCTTACAGCTACCTGCTGAAAAGAAGTTAACACTACAAGAATTGCAAACCATACAGCCGAAAGATATAGTGCAATGTCTAGCGCACTTGGGAAAGGAAAATCTTGGTGAAAAGGAAGCGGGTTTTTTATGGAAAACGATTGTGAACTTTTATGAAGGGATCCCGAATATTCCTGATAGTGTGTTCATGTTACTTCACTGGGTGACGCCGGCTGTATCTCCCGAAGAGTACGGCAACATCACCTTCAACAGTATCGATGTTATACAGAACTTTGGTCTTGATTATAATCTAAACGCGGAGCAGCTTTACGCTATCGCAGATCGCGTTCGACAAGATTTTGCAGGGAAAGAACCGGAAGATTACACCTACTACGATTTGACAGCTTTGAGACAAATATTATGTGCGTTCAACCGAAGCGAAATTGAGAGAATTCGACCATCGGCGTACAGAGAAGCTGCTCTAATTATAGGAAAGCTACAAAATTGCAACCCAGAAACGTTACAGGGATTCGCTACTTTAGCGGTGCAAAGAAAAGCTTTCGGCTCACCCGATACTTGGTCAGATGCAACACTAGAAATATTAGGCGTAGTAgcagagtacctacctaaaggCATTGTGGATAATAATAAACTAGGAGGCCAAATGCCTAGTATTTAA